One region of Triticum aestivum cultivar Chinese Spring chromosome 6B, IWGSC CS RefSeq v2.1, whole genome shotgun sequence genomic DNA includes:
- the LOC123135295 gene encoding putative receptor-like protein kinase At4g00960, giving the protein MEDTRVLELILEGKENPTNLSLALLHKITNGFSEERKIGQGGFGEVYKGVLPNGIFVAVKRIVNPIDDQPFRREFNILTKIDHQNVVRFLGFCSNSYQIPTKEAQSEEINLASVKAKLFCFEYISKGSLDQHISDELRGLDWETRYEIIMGICQGLCYLHNEKNIIHMDLKPANILLGDKMVPKLTDFGLSRPNKNSRTMAQPIGTRGYIAPEYEKDGEISFKADIYSLGAIIIELVKGCKGVPHKNNVLRRWRHRWNKPPTSVQYHQVTRCIDMAVQCMQEKPGHRPSISEIIHILSEPGRMNGNPDEVRPTLTNPLKNRGVNLSGICLWNTTSSILPPPLAAAKGHYQAKPGQCRWRRCLSPSAPLPPSLWRPSFSW; this is encoded by the exons ATGGAGGACACACGTGTGCTGGAGCTTATACTTGAAGGAAAGGAGAACCCGACGAATCTGTCATTGGCACTGTTACATAAAATCACCAATGGTTTCTCCGAAGAGAGAAAGATTGGTCAGGGTGGATTTGGAGAGGTTTACAAG GGTGTGCTCCCAAACGGGATATTTGTTGCTGTGAAGAGGATCGTAAACCCAATTGATGACCAGCCATTTCGTCGTGAGTTTAATATCCTAACAAAGATTGATCATCAAAATGTAGTCAGGTTTCTTGGCTTCTGTTCTAATTCATATCAGATACCGACAAAAGAGGCTCAATCAGAAGAAATTAATTTGGCCAGCGTAAAAGCAAAATTGTTCTGTTTCGAGTATATCAGCAAAGGAAGCCTTGATCAGCATATTAGTG ATGAATTAAGGGGACTTGATTGGGAAACACGTTATGAAATCATCATGGGAATCTGCCAGGGTCTGTGTTATCTTCACAATGAAAAAAACATTATTCATATGGACCTTAAACCAGCAAACATATTACTAGGTGATAAAATGGTTCCAAAACTAACGGATTTTGGTTTGTCAAGACCAAATAAAAACTCACGTACTATGGCACAACCTATTGGAACACG AGGATATATCGCTCCAGAATACGAAAAAGATGGGGAAATTTCCTTCAAGGCTGACATATATAGTTTGGGTGCCATAATCATAGAATTAGTAAAGGGGTGTAAGGGCGTCCCTCACAAAAATAAT GTACTTCGAAGATGGAGACACAGGTGGAATAAGCCACCAACATCGGTACAATACCATCAAGTCACTAGATGCATTGACATGGCAGTACAGTGCATGCAGGAAAAACCAGGACATAGACCTTCTATATCGGAAATAATCCACATTTTGAGTGAACCTGGGAGGATGAATGGTAACCCTGACGAGGTAAGGCCAACTCTAACGAATCCCCTAAAAAATAGAGGAGTAAACCTTAGTGGAATATGTTTGTGGAACACCACCTCCtccatcctccccccccccctcgccgccgccaaggGCCACTACCAGGCAAAGCCCGGGCAGTGCCGGTGGCGGCGGTGCCTCTCCCCTAGCGCGCCTCTCCCTCCTTCATTGTGGAGGCCTAGTTTTTCCTGGTGA
- the LOC123135296 gene encoding serine/threonine-protein kinase ATG1-like — protein sequence MEDTRVLELILEGKENPTNLSLALLHKITNGFSEERKIGQGGFGEVYKGVLPNGIFVAVKRIVNPIDDQPFRREFNILTKIDHQNVVRFLGFCSNSYQIPTKEAQSEEINLASVKAKLFCFEYISKGSLDQHISDELRGLDWETRYEIIMGICQGLCYLHNEKNIIHMDLKPANILLGDKMVPKLTDFGLSRPNKNSRTMAQPIGTRGYIAPEYEKDGEISFKADIYSLGAIIIELVKGCKGVPHKNNVLRRWRHRWNKPPTSVQYHQVTRCIDMAVQCMQEKPGHRPSISEIIHILSEPGRMNGNPDEESTYLEDDMLGIEPLELPFSFKNNKEMSWSVRLTNKTKAFFAFNIEKPSKHYTIQPDKGIVKPGYNDCLVKITSQPQECAPQVIENADKFIVRSTKVTGDLRDEDITRYIFHEEVPGKVVDEVDILVVYEKGSRKRGQDPDMTVEAVPPPRKRKAIKSSIYEDGKRGQLDRRNFHPPENFSHRQPTNKTYLQRVSDRAMDVTRGAMGSLLHKLGELLKDEFNLDTNVKEDIKSLSRELMKMHVVLHKISAVQQDNLDDMVKRWAGNVREMSYNLEDFVDGFLVHSEPDSSRSSFNELTHDLCLLLEKGQSHHEIGNL from the exons ATGGAGGACACACGTGTGCTGGAGCTTATACTTGAAGGAAAGGAGAACCCGACGAATCTGTCATTGGCACTGTTACATAAAATCACCAATGGTTTCTCCGAAGAGAGAAAGATTGGTCAGGGTGGATTTGGAGAGGTTTACAAG GGTGTGCTCCCAAACGGGATATTTGTTGCTGTGAAGAGGATCGTAAACCCAATTGATGACCAGCCATTTCGTCGTGAGTTTAATATCCTAACAAAGATTGATCATCAAAATGTAGTCAGGTTTCTTGGCTTCTGTTCTAATTCATATCAGATACCGACAAAAGAGGCTCAATCAGAAGAAATTAATTTGGCCAGCGTAAAAGCAAAATTGTTCTGTTTCGAGTATATCAGCAAAGGAAGCCTTGATCAGCATATTAGTG ATGAATTAAGGGGACTTGATTGGGAAACACGTTATGAAATCATCATGGGAATCTGCCAGGGTCTGTGTTATCTTCACAATGAAAAAAACATTATTCATATGGACCTTAAACCAGCAAACATATTACTAGGTGATAAAATGGTTCCAAAACTAACGGATTTTGGTTTGTCAAGACCAAATAAAAACTCACGTACTATGGCACAACCTATTGGAACACG AGGATATATCGCTCCAGAATACGAAAAAGATGGGGAAATTTCCTTCAAGGCTGACATATATAGTTTGGGTGCCATAATCATAGAATTAGTAAAGGGGTGTAAGGGCGTCCCTCACAAAAATAAT GTACTTCGAAGATGGAGACACAGGTGGAATAAGCCACCAACATCGGTACAATACCATCAAGTCACTAGATGCATTGACATGGCAGTACAGTGCATGCAGGAAAAACCAGGACATAGACCTTCTATATCGGAAATAATCCACATTTTGAGTGAACCTGGGAGGATGAATGGTAACCCTGACGAG GAAAGCACTTATCTTGAAGATGACATGCTTGGTATTGAGCCGCTCGAGCTTCCTTTTAGTTTTAAGAATAACAAGGAGATGTCATGGTCGGTTAGGCTAACCAACAAGACAAAGGCTTTTTTTGCATTCAACATTGAAAAACCAAGCAAGCATTACACCATACAGCCAGACAAAGGCATCGTGAAGCCAGGATACAACGATTGTCTTGTTAAAATAACATCGCAGCCACAGGAATGTGCACCGCAAGTTATAGAGAATGCTGACAAGTTCATCGTGCGGAGCACAAAAGTTACCGGGGATCTTAGAGATGAGGATATCACTCGATATATATTCCACGAAGAGGTTCCTGGTAAAGTGGTTGATGAGGTAGATATCTTGGTTGTATATGAGAAGGGTAGTCGCAAGAGAGGGCAAGACCCCGATATGACCGTCGAGGCAGTCCCCCCCCCCCGCAAGCGCAAG GCCATCAAATCTAGCATCTATGAAGATGGCAAACGAGGACAGCTAGATCGTCGTAATTTCCATCCACCAGAGAACTTTTCACACAGGCAACCTACGAACAAGACCTACCTACAGAGAGTTAGTGATCGAGCCATGGATGTCACAAGAGGGGCCATGGGCAGCCTGCTCCACAAGCTGGGCGAGCTCCTCAAGGATGAGTTCAATCTGGACACGAACGTCAAGGAAGACATCAAGTCTCTTTCGAGAGAGCTGATGAAGATGCATGTAGTACTCCACAAGATATCAGCTGTGCAACAGGACAACCTCGATGACATGGTCAAGCGTTGGGCCGGTAATGTCAGGGAGATGTCATATAACCTAGAGGATTTTGTTGACGGCTTCTTGGTGCACAGTGAACCTGACTCTAGCAGGAGTAGCTTTAACGAGCTCACACACGATTTGTGCCTACTCTTGGAGAAGGGCCAGAGTCACCACGAGATTGGGAACTTATAA
- the LOC123135348 gene encoding disease resistance protein RGA5-like gives MCKQVQDKEKNHKECNVDNLVANAAATVTKNIDPRTLVQFQRSKQLVGIQEPRDDLIKKLSQVSEQELRIFSIYGGGGLGKTTLAKAVYDMLEGQFHSMAFVSVGQKPNEMQVLRDIIYKFSKDLNTATLNIKQLVEELHRLLENKRYFIVIDDIWESSAWSNIELAFPESNLGSRVVITKRIHSVANVACSNRNRVEMKALNDQDSRILFLSRIFGMEDACPDVPEDILSVILEKCHGLLLAIISIASLVAKDPSRRSTWDYVGSL, from the exons ATGTGCAAACAAGTTCAGGATAAGGAGAAAAATCATAAAGAATGCAATGTGGACAATCTTGTCGCTAATGCAGCAGCCACAGTTACCAAGAACATTGATCCTCGCACGTTGGTCCAATTCCAACGTTCAAAGCAGCTTGTGGGCATCCAAGAGCCAAGGGATGACCTAATCAAGAAGCTTTCTCAAGTGTCAGAACAGGAGCTTAGAATATTCTCTATCTACGGAGGTGGGGGATTGGGCAAGACAACTCTGGCGAAGGCAGTGTATGACATGCTTGAAGGACAATTCCATTCCATGGCTTTTGTTTCCGTGGGTCAGAAACCCAATGAGATGCAAGTTTTGCGAGATATTATTTATAAATTTTCCAAAGATTTGAATACAGCAACCCTGAACATAAAGCAGCTCGTCGAAGAACTTCACAGATTACTAGAGAACAAGAG GTACTTCATTGTAATTGATGATATTTGGGAGTCCTCGGCATGGAGTAACATTGAACTAGCTTTCCCAGAAAGCAATCTTGGTAGTAGAGTGGTGATAACTAAAAGGATTCACTCTGTTGCTAATGTTGCTTGCAGCAATAGAAACCGTGTTGAGATGAAAGCACTCAATGACCAAGACTCGAGAATACTATTTCTTAGTAGAATATTTGGTATGGAAGATGCTTGCCCTGATGTACCAGAAGACATCTTGAGTGTTATCCTTGAAAAATGCCATGGTTTGCTGCTTGCTATTATCAGCATAGCAAGCCTTGTAGCTAAAGATCCTAGTAGAAGGTCAACATGGGATTATGTAGGAAGTCTTTAA